A region of Gracilinanus agilis isolate LMUSP501 chromosome 3, AgileGrace, whole genome shotgun sequence DNA encodes the following proteins:
- the CLDN25 gene encoding putative claudin-25, whose amino-acid sequence MAWNFNGKIQLGALLLSLLGWICSCVTTAVPLWKNLNLELNEMENWSMGLWEVCVIQEEGAIVCKTFESFLALPQEFRASRILMVASNGLGFLSLLLSSLGSDCFQLQGVSWRLKKWLRFFAGVLMEVAAASTLFPVSWVAYSTVQDFWDEHIPEIVPRWEFGEALFLGWVAGVFLAVGGLLLICSAWMAKDEPLSPPNACPLALPTGSPAEIPERFCHPPSRHRDLVI is encoded by the coding sequence ATGGCCTggaattttaatggaaaaatacaaCTAGGGGCactgcttctctctctccttggatGGATCTGCTCTTGTGTCACTACAGCTGTTCCTCTGTGGAAGAATCTCAACTTGGAATTGAACGAAATGGAGAACTGGAGCATGGGACTCTGGGAGGTCTGTGTTATCCAGGAGGAAGGGGCCATAGTATGCAAGACCTTTGAATCCTTCTTAGCTCTGCCCCAGGAGTTCCGAGCATCCAGGATACTCATGGTGGCCTCCAATGGGCTGGGGTTCCTAAGTCTTCTCCTCTCCAGCCTTGGTTCTGATTGCTTCCAGCTCCAGGGAGTCAGCTGGAGGCTGAAGAAGTGGCTGAGATTCTTCGCCGGGGTGCTAATGGAGGTGGCGGCAGCCTCAACTCTTTTCCCTGTTTCTTGGGTAGCCTACAGCACAGTCCAGGATTTCTGGGATGAACATATCCCTGAAATTGTGCCTCGGTGGGAGTTTGGAGAAGCCCTCTTTCTGGGCTGGGTTGCTGGAGTTTTTCTAGCAGTTGGTGGACTGCTCTTGATCTGCTCAGCCTGGATGGCAAAGGATGAACCACTTTCACCTCCTAATGCCTGTCCATTAGCCCTTCCAACGGGGAGTCCAGCTGAGATTCCAGAGAGGTTCTGCCACCCACCTTCAAGACACAGAGATCTGGTAATTTAG